A region from the Borrelia hermsii DAH genome encodes:
- a CDS encoding chromosome replication/partitioning protein, with translation MSKNMIVLNDREKGLMSISQEEEYENYKFALRKSIINDIENKIQIMEILYNIKTKNLYLIDGYKSFEAFINKFLIKKTQAYSYLKIYEHVLRGDLSINDIKQRGVVDVYKSIKSNEVTSQKSKKKPIKPLRFQLKTEQAYEFYKKNSEFASFLLEEIFSNGGNILEQLEIRYKNLKNN, from the coding sequence GTGTCAAAAAATATGATTGTTTTAAATGATAGGGAAAAGGGTTTGATGAGCATTTCGCAAGAGGAAGAATATGAGAATTATAAGTTCGCTTTAAGGAAAAGTATAATCAATGACATTGAAAATAAAATTCAAATAATGGAAATTTTATACAATATAAAAACCAAAAATCTTTACCTTATTGACGGATATAAAAGTTTTGAGGCGTTTATCAATAAATTTTTGATTAAAAAAACACAAGCATATTCATATTTAAAAATATATGAACATGTATTAAGGGGTGATTTAAGTATAAATGATATTAAACAAAGGGGAGTAGTAGATGTTTATAAAAGTATCAAATCAAATGAAGTTACCAGTCAAAAATCAAAAAAAAAACCAATAAAACCGTTGCGTTTTCAACTTAAAACAGAGCAAGCATATGAATTTTATAAGAAAAATTCTGAATTTGCAAGTTTTCTTTTAGAGGAGATTTTTAGTAATGGAGGGAACATTTTAGAACAGTTGGAAATCAGATATAAAAATTTAAAAAACAATTGA
- the bdr gene encoding Bdr family repetitive protein, translating into MVINELTKAGIKRDIAIDLYYRYYRNELTYKDIEFLKENFDIKLEKVEALLQAEIKSVKTELDNKIDSKFNGLDTKIDVNKMELKSTLRLHNWMFGTIITLNIGIFLTLIFK; encoded by the coding sequence ATGGTCATCAATGAACTAACTAAAGCCGGTATTAAGAGGGATATTGCTATTGATCTGTATTACAGATATTATCGTAATGAACTGACTTACAAAGATATTGAATTCTTAAAAGAAAACTTTGATATAAAACTTGAAAAGGTCGAAGCTCTTTTACAAGCTGAGATTAAATCTGTCAAGACTGAACTCGATAACAAAATAGATTCTAAATTCAATGGACTTGATACCAAGATTGATGTTAACAAAATGGAACTTAAGAGCACATTAAGACTTCATAATTGGATGTTTGGAACTATTATTACACTTAATATAGGAATTTTTTTAACTCTTATCTTTAAGTAA
- a CDS encoding plasmid maintenance protein, with translation MGNTKKFTNKYQHKLIVLISTLNYMNLKLKKYTQNDILYYFNNNMKKNDQNPIKLKTLQSYLYKLKKEFQVTINYHRHLGVNMGTEIHYELKYSKKECYCIINKQFREKKEERHKKRVNVYLEKTCIKNSSVEKWECSYNIYNNKEEKKDIKEIEKLQVKKYIRKCNFKSDILYSILDLELEKNATIKVCKIIKRTENFIENSIYKRINGIKSNRSKQRELSKILNETRIRLENEGHNGKQLETQIQEVYEQYKNKPHFIIENNKYNDLKKIIGKLKKTVEYTNRNAKENERDVRNNVFSILLEQLRHKVDKSILVSILKGYLNKQDKLTYSKALNNYYYHELLELINNNLDYLKPEKLEIITS, from the coding sequence ATGGGGAACACAAAAAAATTTACAAACAAATACCAACACAAATTAATAGTTTTAATATCAACACTAAATTACATGAACTTAAAGTTAAAAAAATACACTCAAAATGACATACTTTATTATTTCAATAATAATATGAAAAAAAATGACCAAAACCCTATCAAACTTAAAACACTACAAAGTTATCTTTATAAATTAAAAAAAGAATTTCAAGTAACAATTAATTATCACAGACATTTGGGTGTTAACATGGGAACTGAAATTCACTACGAACTTAAATACTCTAAAAAAGAATGTTACTGCATAATCAATAAACAATTTAGAGAAAAAAAAGAGGAAAGACATAAAAAACGTGTTAATGTATATCTTGAAAAGACTTGTATTAAAAATAGCAGTGTAGAAAAATGGGAGTGTTCTTATAATATATATAATAATAAAGAAGAGAAGAAAGACATAAAAGAAATAGAAAAACTACAAGTAAAAAAATACATCAGAAAATGCAACTTTAAATCAGACATACTCTATTCTATTCTAGATTTAGAATTAGAAAAAAATGCTACGATTAAAGTATGTAAAATTATTAAAAGAACCGAAAATTTCATTGAAAATAGTATTTACAAGAGAATTAATGGTATTAAATCGAACAGAAGTAAACAGCGAGAATTAAGCAAGATCTTGAATGAAACAAGGATTAGATTAGAAAATGAAGGACACAACGGTAAACAGTTAGAAACACAAATACAAGAAGTATATGAACAATATAAAAACAAACCCCACTTCATTATAGAGAATAACAAGTATAATGACTTAAAGAAAATAATAGGAAAGCTTAAAAAAACAGTTGAATATACTAATAGAAACGCAAAAGAAAATGAGAGAGACGTTAGAAATAACGTATTTAGTATACTTCTTGAACAATTAAGACATAAAGTAGACAAATCGATTTTAGTATCAATATTGAAGGGTTATTTAAATAAACAGGATAAGTTAACATACAGCAAGGCACTTAATAATTATTACTACCATGAACTTTTAGAGTTGATAAATAATAATCTAGATTATTTAAAACCAGAAAAACTTGAGATAATCACCAGTTAA
- a CDS encoding ParA family protein codes for MDRKKPEIITIANIKGGVGKSILTIIFSYILKDAGKKILVIDLDPQNSLTSYFMQYIKNLELNNVYEFLRENTNLDFGKYLNKINDSIYLLPSHPNLHLFNQQVDSYKVLSLKHRLKKFLVSYYFDYVLIDTPPNLDSLLDNALHITDKLIIPIQVERFSVESLSILMKYISKISIYIDKDIDISIVENQFMRNRNTFKDIENSIQEKYGNFIKGKVHFSNKIKVFTNNLQEPSYKELYYQECAECLNNILRI; via the coding sequence ATGGATAGAAAAAAACCAGAAATAATCACAATTGCTAATATCAAGGGTGGTGTTGGAAAAAGCATTTTGACTATTATTTTTAGTTATATTTTAAAAGATGCGGGCAAGAAGATTTTAGTTATAGACTTAGATCCTCAAAATAGTTTAACCAGTTATTTTATGCAATATATAAAAAATTTAGAATTGAATAATGTTTATGAGTTTTTAAGAGAAAATACAAATTTAGATTTTGGTAAATATTTAAACAAGATAAATGATAGCATATATCTTCTGCCTTCTCATCCAAATTTGCATCTTTTTAATCAACAGGTTGATTCGTATAAAGTTCTTTCTTTAAAACATAGGTTAAAAAAATTTTTAGTTAGTTATTATTTTGATTATGTTTTGATAGATACTCCTCCTAATTTAGATTCACTTTTAGATAATGCTTTACATATTACAGATAAGCTCATAATACCTATTCAGGTTGAGAGATTTTCGGTTGAAAGTTTGTCTATATTGATGAAATACATTTCAAAAATTTCTATTTATATAGATAAAGACATTGATATATCGATAGTAGAAAATCAGTTTATGAGAAATAGAAATACTTTTAAGGATATAGAAAATTCAATTCAAGAAAAATATGGTAATTTTATTAAAGGGAAGGTTCATTTTTCCAATAAAATAAAAGTTTTTACAAATAACTTACAAGAGCCTAGTTATAAGGAGCTTTATTATCAAGAATGTGCAGAATGTTTAAATAATATATTAAGAATTTAA
- a CDS encoding Vsp/OspC family lipoprotein: MTLFMVFISCNNGGPELKSDEVAKSDGTVLDLAKISSKITEAVAFAKSVKEIETLVKSIDEIAKGIKKKIGANGLEADAGAGAHYTPLLAGAYSVATTIESKVGELKIAETLKGLNEKVKDVEDKAKAFTAKLKNQHATLGLANGAATDAHAKNAIDKSDNTGDKGAKELGELNTAIDALLKAAEAAVTAAFNLLTTSAKSESVKPSNT, encoded by the coding sequence ATGACTTTATTTATGGTATTTATATCATGTAATAATGGAGGTCCAGAGCTTAAAAGTGACGAAGTAGCTAAGTCTGATGGAACAGTACTTGATTTAGCAAAAATAAGTTCAAAAATAACCGAGGCTGTAGCTTTTGCTAAGAGTGTTAAAGAAATAGAAACCTTAGTTAAGTCTATTGATGAGATTGCTAAGGGTATTAAGAAAAAGATTGGTGCAAATGGGTTGGAAGCTGATGCAGGTGCTGGTGCTCACTATACTCCTTTATTGGCAGGGGCATATAGTGTGGCTACAACCATAGAATCAAAAGTAGGAGAGTTAAAAATAGCGGAAACCCTTAAAGGTTTAAATGAAAAGGTTAAAGATGTTGAGGATAAAGCCAAAGCATTTACAGCTAAGTTGAAAAATCAACATGCTACTTTGGGACTTGCTAACGGAGCTGCTACTGATGCGCATGCAAAAAATGCTATAGATAAAAGCGATAATACTGGAGATAAAGGAGCTAAAGAGCTTGGCGAACTAAACACAGCAATTGATGCTTTGTTAAAGGCTGCTGAAGCTGCAGTAACAGCTGCATTTAATTTGCTTACAACTTCTGCTAAGTCAGAGTCTGTTAAGCCTTCTAACACCTAA
- a CDS encoding variable large family protein, with protein MTLFLLLSCGSGSTNAEDPKTVFLTFIANLGKGFLNVFTSFSDMITGAFGIKADDKKSDIGAYFTRISETMTSVKEKLQDEVAKNGNYEKVKTVVDKFIKEVLDKIAEGAKIAASGATGTSSELIGSATKNSGATAPKADSINTLVKGIKTIVDVVLKKDEGSAEATKTAEDDKKDIGKLFSTTADDGTDAEAAAASASIGAVSGADILKAIAKSGEAATAGDIKINEAKNAAEIAATNKADTKEAKQKDAVIAAGIALRAMAKDGKFAAKNEEKSANAVNGTVASAVGKTLSTLIIAIRNTVDSGLKKINEALATVKQEDKSAEATNPAEATTSGQQ; from the coding sequence ATGACTTTGTTTTTACTTCTTAGCTGTGGGAGTGGTAGTACTAATGCTGAGGATCCTAAAACTGTATTCTTAACTTTTATTGCTAATTTGGGTAAAGGTTTCTTGAATGTTTTTACTTCCTTTTCTGATATGATTACTGGCGCTTTTGGCATTAAGGCTGACGATAAAAAGAGCGATATTGGAGCTTATTTCACTAGAATATCAGAGACTATGACATCAGTAAAAGAGAAGTTGCAAGATGAAGTTGCTAAGAATGGTAATTACGAAAAAGTTAAAACAGTCGTTGACAAGTTTATTAAAGAAGTATTAGATAAAATTGCAGAAGGGGCTAAAATTGCTGCTAGTGGGGCTACTGGCACTAGTAGTGAGTTAATTGGGAGTGCTACTAAAAATTCTGGTGCTACGGCTCCCAAAGCGGATTCAATAAACACGTTAGTTAAAGGGATTAAAACTATTGTTGACGTGGTTTTGAAAAAGGATGAGGGGAGTGCAGAGGCTACAAAGACAGCAGAAGATGATAAAAAGGATATTGGCAAATTGTTTAGCACCACTGCTGATGATGGAACAGATGCAGAGGCTGCAGCAGCTAGTGCATCAATTGGTGCAGTGAGTGGTGCTGACATCTTGAAAGCTATTGCTAAGTCGGGTGAGGCTGCTACTGCTGGTGATATTAAAATTAATGAAGCAAAGAATGCAGCAGAGATTGCTGCCACCAATAAAGCTGATACTAAAGAGGCTAAACAGAAAGATGCAGTTATTGCTGCGGGAATAGCATTAAGAGCAATGGCTAAGGATGGTAAATTTGCTGCTAAGAATGAAGAGAAATCTGCTAATGCAGTTAATGGAACAGTAGCAAGTGCTGTTGGTAAGACATTAAGTACTCTAATAATAGCAATAAGAAATACAGTTGATAGTGGTTTAAAAAAGATAAATGAAGCACTAGCTACAGTTAAGCAAGAAGATAAGTCAGCAGAAGCTACTAATCCTGCAGAAGCAACAACTAGTGGACAACAATAA
- a CDS encoding P12 family lipoprotein — MNKSILAVCMLALLCLLSCDINALDDLLNEVRGNFLDESKDNKDLNHKQENQEQKEDVIDGLEEKVEIQQDMEVKPVNEGFAVSQQYVQEAIEIKEEDLTPSTDEEIKAQAEIENVKSALGDSGCSQLIEDALKLKSEYELLESSFYDILLELKNKIGSSDLIKDKTKRQKLIKLQNRFNEKRNQIDMFMTQVDAGLNERSSAKYFFEEAEKTLKEAITERLRNKRGSYSSKRGNSALLAKKAQSEAENVLSLLESSSGKIGEAIGIKKEIEKVINEAKSIL, encoded by the coding sequence ATGAATAAAAGTATTTTAGCAGTATGTATGTTAGCATTATTATGTTTATTATCATGTGATATAAATGCCCTTGATGATTTATTAAATGAAGTAAGGGGAAATTTTTTAGATGAAAGCAAAGATAATAAAGATTTAAACCATAAACAAGAAAATCAGGAACAAAAAGAAGATGTTATAGATGGTCTTGAAGAAAAAGTAGAAATACAACAAGATATGGAAGTAAAACCTGTTAATGAGGGATTTGCGGTGTCTCAACAATATGTCCAAGAAGCAATAGAGATAAAAGAAGAGGACCTAACTCCAAGTACTGATGAAGAGATCAAAGCACAAGCAGAAATTGAAAATGTAAAAAGTGCTCTTGGAGATTCTGGATGTTCTCAATTAATTGAGGACGCACTTAAACTCAAAAGTGAATATGAGCTATTAGAATCTAGTTTTTATGATATACTCTTAGAACTTAAAAATAAAATAGGGAGTAGTGATCTTATAAAGGATAAGACAAAGAGGCAGAAACTAATTAAATTACAAAATAGATTCAATGAAAAAAGGAATCAGATTGATATGTTTATGACCCAAGTTGATGCAGGACTTAATGAAAGAAGTTCCGCAAAATACTTTTTTGAAGAAGCTGAAAAAACTTTAAAAGAAGCTATTACTGAAAGATTAAGAAATAAACGTGGAAGTTACTCATCAAAAAGAGGAAATAGCGCTTTATTAGCTAAAAAGGCACAAAGTGAAGCAGAGAATGTTTTAAGTTTATTAGAATCTTCTTCTGGGAAAATAGGAGAAGCAATAGGAATAAAGAAAGAGATAGAGAAAGTCATTAATGAGGCAAAGTCTATTCTATAG
- a CDS encoding DUF226 domain-containing protein has product MESILERLKKKESEIKKKNNRNLFVKVEKINNRTIYHTKIMKDLFSFGINKNQRGKFFVSFRELFNQEKIAVFNLFSLRDDDKFLGISYWYRKPIQNVVTRYEENGIMKASTFSKVYYVEFRFKKGSVCCYIGEITYLLRKEKANKKYYESLVERMINLEKQVYEFYGKKLPNGGIINKWIEKNQK; this is encoded by the coding sequence ATGGAGAGCATATTAGAACGCTTAAAAAAAAAGGAATCAGAAATTAAGAAAAAAAACAACAGGAATCTTTTCGTGAAAGTAGAAAAAATTAATAACAGAACAATATACCATACAAAAATAATGAAAGATTTGTTCTCTTTTGGGATTAATAAAAACCAAAGAGGTAAATTTTTCGTTTCCTTTAGGGAACTTTTTAATCAAGAAAAAATAGCGGTGTTTAATCTGTTTTCTTTAAGAGATGATGATAAATTTTTGGGCATATCTTATTGGTATAGAAAACCAATACAAAATGTTGTAACAAGATATGAAGAGAATGGTATCATGAAAGCGTCCACATTTTCAAAAGTTTATTACGTAGAATTTAGATTTAAGAAAGGTAGTGTTTGTTGTTATATTGGAGAAATTACTTATTTACTTAGAAAGGAAAAAGCTAATAAGAAATATTATGAATCTTTAGTTGAAAGAATGATCAATTTAGAAAAACAAGTATATGAATTTTATGGCAAAAAGCTACCAAATGGAGGAATTATAAATAAATGGATAGAAAAAAACCAGAAATAA